The sequence below is a genomic window from Ciona intestinalis chromosome 1, KH, whole genome shotgun sequence.
taaaaacgttacatttattcataattcgTTTGAATCTGTCATCATTTGCAAAAAAAGCAgaacttttattttgtgaaatgttttttttatctgtatttAATGCCTTTACTTCTCTTGAACCTGTCATCATATacgtattttgtttttatacaggtTTTATTGGATCGTTTAAATTTATCGCGCAATAATATAAGTGAAGTGAAATTAGACCCAGAAACATCTTATGTCTGGCTGCCATGTTTGACTCAGTTGGATTTGAAtcgaaacaaaatttctgAGGAGACATTTCAAGTTACCACCTTAAAAACAATGCCACTGTTACAAATGGTTGATTTTTCTGAAAATTTTATTGCTGATTCAGAAACGCTAACGGAAAGTGTCAAAAATCTTCCGAATTCTGTACAgttcaattttgtttcaactGAAGCGATCGAAAATCcgagatttttaaaattcttggATGCTGCACCGGATTCTGGATTAGTTTCTCTAAAAACTGTCGCACAAAACATTGTCTCGTATAAACATTTGCTTTCAAGTGAAAAGTCTGAATCGTTAACACTCCATAAAGTTCCCAGGGAAGACCAGTTCAAACCAGATTTTGTGACAAACCATTGCGATTACTTGGTCAAACATTCTGAACTGGCTGCAAAACACAGGCAAGCAGATTGCATTGTTTTtcgcaattttttttgtttatagaaatttaataagttttatgtattttaacattgcaTTTTACTCATTATGTGCTGATATTTTGATTcctgaaaatataatatatatatttatgttgttatacCTTATAATCCAGGTTTTAGATGCTGTACAGAAAAGtccataaaatttaaaaaattggctttacattcattttttttaatattttgctttttttactGCTTTCAATAAGTTTAGGATGCTGagcagttttaacaaaatttatttattatttgccGAAATATTGATGTGTCTATTCTCAGGTGTTGGTTTGAGAACAAAGTTTCGTGCCAGGAAAATCAAAGCAAAGAATTTCAAGAAAGTTTCTCAAAACCATTAAAAGGTTTGCAAATAATTactactttattattttttacaatattttaccaaaattaaaacaatattttttagataaacAAGAAGAAACGGTAAAGAAACCAATTTTAAACGAAGATGTCACAAAACTGAAGGTTTCTGCAGCTGTTAAAATCCAGGTAATGAAgttaatgtaatttaaataagtaaaccaataatttgtttatcataaaatcttatttattttctaatttatcATAACCTTCATTGTtcacatatttaatattaatataagcattttttatattttgcgctgtaattgtaatattatttattcagaCATACTGGAGAGTGTTTTCGGCAAAACGGCAATatcaaaaatgttgtttaattcgAGAAAATGCAGCCGTAATAATCCAATCTACATGGAGAGGATTTATAGTGAGAAGGTCGATTAAAAAAGCTCTTAAATCCTTCCAGGTTTGTGGAGATTTATCATTAACCCTTTAGGGATgagatatattttttgcaattttttatgcgtatttttaaaatttttcttatGTATACGGATACAcgtgatttttcattttttttgcatgttttttaatttttcttaagtatacatttgatttttcatttttgttatgtttgttttcaatttttctcatgtatacacgtaatttttcatttttttcatgtattttttcaatttttctcatgtatacGGATACatgtgattttttatttttttaggaatttttcaatttttctcatgtatacGGGTACAtgtgatttttcattttattaagtatttttacaatttttctcatgtatacAGATGCAcgtgatttttcattttttttgcatgttttttaatttttcttaagtatacatttgatttttcatttttgttatgtttgttttcaatttttctcaTGTAATACAcgtaatttttcatttttttcatgtattttttcaatttttctcatgtatacGGATACatgtgattttttatttttttaggaatttttcaatttttctcatgtatacGGGTACAtgtgatttttcattttattaagtatttttacaatttttctcatgtatacAGATGCAcgtgatttttcatttttttcaggtatttttacaatttttctcatgtatacGGATACAcgtgatttttcatttttttcatgtattttttaaacttttctcaTGTATACGGATACAcgtgatttttcatttttttcatgtattttttcaacttttctcATGTATACGGATACAcgtgatttttcatttttttcatgtattttttcaacttttctcATGTATACGGATACAcgtgatttttcattttttttatgtattttttttaacttttctcaTGTATACGGATACACGtgatttttccatttttttatttaNNNNNNNNNNNNNNNNNNNNNNNNNNNNNNNNNNNNNNNNNNNNNNNNNNNNNNNNNNNNNNNNNNNNNNNNNNNNNNNNNNNNNNNNNNNNNNNNNNNNNNNNNNNNNNNNNNNNNNNNNNNNNAAAtctacatttttttctggtaaaaacagtttttattataaaaattatctaaattaaattttgttttcaataaaatctttgtgttttctggtaaaaacagtttattataaaacttatctAATTAAAGAAAgcagaaaacaaaaatttgttattaaaatctttgatttttgtaaaaacgttacatttattcataattcgTTTGAATCTGTCATCATTTGCAAAAAAAGCAgaacttttattttgtgaaatgttttttttatctgtatttAATGCCTTTACTTCTCTTGAACCTGTCATCATATacgtattttgtttttatacaggtTTTATTGGATCGTTTAAATTTATCGCGCAATAATATAAGTGAAGTGAAATTAGACCCAGAAACATCTTATGTCTGGCTGCCATGTTTGACTCAGTTGGATTTGAAtcgaaacaaaatttctgAGGAGACATTTCAAGTTACCACCTTATAAACAATGCCACTGTTACAAATGGTTGATTTTTCTGAAAATTTTATNNNNNNNNNNNNNNNNNNNNNNNNNNNNNNNNNNNNNNNNNNNNNNNNNNNNNNNNNNNNNNNNNNNNNNNNNNNNNNNNNNNNNNNNNNNNNNNNNNNNNNNNNNNNNNNNNNNNNNNNNNNNNNNNNNNNNNNNNNNNNNNNNNNNNNNNNNNNNNNNNNNNNNNNNNNNNNNNNNNNNNNNNNNNNNNNNNNNNNNNNNNNNNNNNNNNNNNNNNNNNNNNNNNNNNNNNNNNNNNNNNNNNNNNNNNNNNNNNNNNNNNNNNNNNNNNNNNNNNNNNNNNNNNNNNNNNNNNNNNNNNNNNNNNNNNNNNNNNNNNNNNNNNNNNNNNNNNNNNNNNNNNNNNNNNNNNNNNNNNNNNNNNNNNNNNNNNNNNNNNNNNNNNNNNNNNNNNNNNNNNNNNNNNNNNNNNNNNNNNNNNNNNNNNNNNNNNNNNNNNNNNNNNNNNNNNNNNNNNNNNNNNNNNNNNNNNNNNNNNNNNNNNNNNNNNNNNNNNNNNNNNNNNNNNNNNNNNNNNNNNNNNNNNNNNNNNNNNNNNNNNNNNNNNNNNNNNNNNNNNNNNNNNNNNNNNNNNNNNNNNNNNNNNNNNNNNNNNNNNNNNNNNNNNNNNNNNNNNNNNNNNNNNNNNNNNNNNNNNNNNNNNNNNNNNNNNNNNNNNNNNNNNNNNNNNNNNNNNNNNNNNNNNNNNNNNNNNNNNNNNNNNNNNNNNNNNNNNNNNNNNNNNNNNNNNNNNNNNNNNNNNNNNNNNNNNNNNNNNNNNNNNNNNNNNNNNNNNNNNNNNNNNNNNNNNNNNNNNNNNNNNNNNNNNNNNNNNNNNNNNNNNNNNNNNNNNNNNNNNNNNNNNNNNNNNNNNNNNNNNNNNNNNNNNNNNNNNNNNNNNNNNNNNNNNNNNNNNNNNNNNNNNNNNNNNNNNNNNNNNNNNNNNNNNNNNNNNNNNNNNNNNNNNNNNNNNNNNNNNNNNNNNNNNNNNNNNNNNNNNNNNNNNNNNNNNNNNNNNNNNNNNNNNNNNNNNNNNNNNNNNNNNNNNNNNNNNNNNNNNNNNNNNNNNNNNNNNNNNNNNNNNNNNNNNNNNNNNNNNNNNNNNNNNNNNNNNNNNNNNNNNNNNNNNNNNNNNNNNNNNNNNNNNNNNNNNNNNNNNNNNNNNNNNNNNNNNNNNNNNNNNNNNNNNNNNNNNNNNNNNNNNNNNNNNNNNNNNNNNNNNNNNNNNNNNNNNNNNNNNNNNNNNNNNNNNNNNNNNNNNNNNNNNNNNNNNNNNNNNNNNNNNNNNNNNNNNNNNNNNNNNNNNNNNNNNNNNNNNNNNNNNNNNNNNNNNNNNNNNNNNNNNNNNNNNNNNNNNNNNNNNNNNNNNNNNNNNNNNNNNNNNNNNNNNNNNNNNNNNNNNNNNNNNNNNNNNNNNNNNNNNNNNNNNNNNNNNNNNNNNNNNNNNNNNNNNNNNNNNNNNNNNNNNNNNNNNNNNNNNNNNNNNNNNNNNNNNNNNNNNNNNNNNNNNNNNNNNNNNNNNNNNNNNNNNNNNNNNNNNNNNNNNNNNNNNNNNNNNNNNNNNNNNNNNNNNNNNNNNNNNNNNNNNNNNNNNNNNNNNNNNNNNNNNNNNNNNNNNNNNNNNNNNNNNNNNNNNNNNNNNNNNNNNNNNNNNNNNNNNNNNNNNNNNNNNNNNNNNNNNNNNNNNNNNNNNNNNNNNNNNNNNNNNNNNNNNNNNNNNNNNNNNNNNNNNNNNNNNNNNNNNNNNNNNNNNNNNNNNNNNNNNNNNNNNNNcgtgatttttcatttttttaggtattttttcaatttttctcatgtatacGGATACAcgtgatttttcatttttttcatgtattttttcaacttttctcATGTATACGGATACACGtgatttttcgttttttaggtattttttcaatttttctcatgtatacGGGGTACAcgtgatttttcatttttttatgtattttttttaacttttctcaTGTATATGGATACACGtgattttccatttttttagctattttttttaatttttttcacgTATATAGATACAcgtgatttttcatttttttaggtgttttttcaatttttctcatgtatacGGATACACGtgattttccatttttttatgtattttttttaacttttctcaTGTATACGGATACAcgtgatttttcatttttttatgtatattttttcaatttttctcatgtatacGGATACACatgattttccatttttttttatgtattttttttaacttttctcaTGTATACGGATACATgtaatttttcgtttttttaggtgttttttcaatttttttcatgtatacGGATACAcgtgatttttcatttttttatgtattttttcagtttttctcATGTATACGGATACAcgtgatttttcatttttttcatgtattttttcaatttttctcatgtatacGGATACAcgtgatttttcattttttatgtattttttcaacttttctcATGTATACGGATACAcgtgatttttcatttttttatgtattttttttaacttttctcaTGTATACGGATACACGtgattttccatttttttatgtatttttttaatttttctcatgtatacGGATACAcgtgatttttcatttttttatgtattttttcaatttttctcatgtatacGGATACACGtgattttccatttttttatgtattttttttaacttttctcaTGTATACGGATACAcgtgatttttcatttttttatgtatttttttaatttttctcatgtatacGGATACAcgtgatttttcttttttttttatgtattttttaatttttctcatgtatacGGATACAcgtgatttttcatttttttatgtattttttcaacttttctcATGTATACGGATACACGTGAattttcttatgtttttttaacttttcttatGTACAcgtgatttttcattttttttaacttttcttatGTATACGGATACACgtcgtttttctttttttttttcatgtattttttcaaCTCTTCTCATGTATACGGATACACGtgacttttcatttttttatgtattttttttaacttttctcaTGTATACGGGTACACGtgattttccatttttttgaTGTATCTTTTCAATTTTATACGTCGTGTACAcgtgatttttaatttttgtcgtGTACAcgtgatttttctttttttttagacaaaaataaaaaatgcacgaaaaaaatgaaaaatcctgtgtatttgtatttaaaggacaaattaaaaattacttaaaaaaataaaaaaataatgacacTCCTAATGCACAGAGCGAAGATACAACTGAAAATTATGATGATTTTGAAGAAATTGATATTTCCGAACTTCATTTTGACGAAGAAAAATATGACCACAAGTGGGCATACAAGAGAAGCCCAGTGGTGCCAGATATTTCTCCAAATTTTGAAACAAGGGAAACACTGGtgattaagtttgtttaaatatttttgcttgctaaatctaaattaaaattattttttttttctaatttagaGATAAGTGTTTAGGacttgctaccattgtgagcgaaTGTGTTCTTGCGAAGACACTTAGcagaaattgctccaacccagtggtcactaatgagttgtataTCAGCAATAGACTATTATCAGTAATATTATTTCGCAAAATTGGATAAATATTATCATTCATACTTTAAAAAGGTCTTCCCCAAAAAGAATCAGCCACGAGTTTAGTATGTGGCACTTGTAACcagacacaaggtgtgtgaaacaaaacacccatgttataatgactgcctACTACATCATGAGAGTTTGGAGCaaattacatcataatattttacagaagtCACCACAAAGTGATCATGGATTTGGGAGAAACTCATCGTTGTTAACAAGAACTCCATTACCTCCAATACCAACAGCTAATTCGGgtgcgttttttttatttatttttatcctcAATGgttgaggtccttgtcaagggcttgagatttaggccagatttggcctattaccccaatacCTGGAAAGCTCGTTTAAGTCCTTTGTGCGATTCATACGAAACATGTGCTTGTGTTGTGAGATTGtgtaaataaaccaaactaGAATCTTTACATTTTCTATTTGGATTTAAATTCAGTTCAAGTTTTGGCGAAATATGAGCAACATCAAGGTATCCAGGGCATGACTGGcttcattttaattaaaattatttttagtggAATTTATGTTACTAAACTCtgtacaattatttttaaaattgttagtCAAACTTATATATGGTCTTTAGGCTTTTAAAATCAGGTtcagattttgttttaatttgtaagtATCCATATGAGTAAATGACATCTATTTTGCCCCCGGTTAGTATAAATCAAACTTTGTGGTGCTATATGTGGTCGAATTCCATGAAATCTGGGCTTTGGCCTAGGTTGGCTTCACCTTAGACTTTTGAAGCCAAATAAAGATTTAGGTTTGCTATTTAAATCTATctggaaaaaaatttaaaataagtgaATTACTATACCCGAAAAGTTGGAATacatgaaacatttttttttatttcagaaggTGCAGCGAGATATGAGAATAgtgaatatgatgtcataaaccaAATTTCCAGTAGATCTGGAAACTCAATCACGTCGTCGAGCAAAATGGtgatttaatttcatttgtataaaatttgtcttttatttgactgtgttttaaagaaaactGAAAGTTGGtgagaaaatataaatgttttccattttgtattttccaaatgttttatgtaagttttttggtttttattttttatatttgcaactcttaagtataatatatatttctgttttttatttctgaaaTTTCACAATGAATATTTTCTGGTTCATAGAAACTTGCAAGCGAGTGGGGGATCCATAATTCGGAGACGACAGAACTTCTTCTTAGAAGAAGAAGACGATTAAAAGGGAAGCGAGTCAACATCCAGGGAGCAGAAGATAAACtcaaaaaatttcaaacgatcaaaaataaaattcctcTCCAAACGTTTCCGCAAAAGAAACCTGCAGCAAAtaaaattgattattttaaaggtgaaaactaaaacaattgGTACAAAGTTTACTTGGAAACCTGTGCAAGTTCTAGCTCTAGACTGCACCCTAGGTCAATTGATTATCAATTTCAATAAAAcgacattttatgttttttttcagcaCAAGAAAGTGGATGCAATCGGAAACCAAACAAAACTTCGAACATGGATGAACAAAGAAATCATTACACCTACCAGTGAGATCTTATAGtaatttctgttattacaatcACTATACTTTTTCCGAGCCCAATCTTTTTAAAGggaaatattttctttgtgGAACTGTAGTGCATTTGTGGGTCAGTTTTTGCATAAGGCAAAACTGAGAGTTCTATTCTATACTGTATTTGTGAGTTCCTTTAGTGTGACATGCCCTGGTACCTGAAATTTGGAACAGAGTTGTTccgttaccccaacaccttgTGCTACAACTCAATTGTTGTCTACCAAGTCTCTTCCACAAGGACATATACACCTTGTCTATAcatgtataatttttataaaataaatattgtttttttttgtaatagcCCACTTTATctaaatgtattataatagaaaaaaatcatgtttttttcatattttgtccATAATCTCTCCATGTTATTTGTGGTTGGTCCATGTAATTTCTCATACATTTTTGtccatgtttaaaacataatttttctttttcaaaattttaaaaatcttttcctCCGCAGATGGTTGCACTCGGAAGCAAActtcccaacttcccccaagCCTCCTCTTGATCCAAAATCATCATCCAGGACTCGGATTCTTCTTCCAAACATCCCAAATCCTCCCGGATCAAAACAAGATCCTCTCGAGGtaaagataaatttaaaataaaaaaaaaaacagaaaaaaaatgacaaaaaggtttattttaatgtgtttgttACTGTTCTTGTACTTTtagattgttttattataatttttttaatttttaatcttgaaatttaaaaataatattaaaatgattATAAACATTGTAAGATAATAATACATTGACGTACAATTAAAGGCgacttttttaatgtataacaTACAAACTCACAAATTAGGAATCTCGGCAAAAATAAACTTGAAGCTTTATGAACTACTAGAAGTGCCtttatgttttgttaactgttattttttgtatataaaatataatattgtatataaaaataacaagtggtgaaataaaatgacaaccaacacatattttaagattttatcGGTGAGCAGTCTTTCAAGTTCTCGTCGGCACCGAAGTAATCATTTGTTGCACGATATAGTAAAAAGGCATGCAGGTTCTAATTATTAACTTTTCTTCGGATACCACAatgtacaaaacatttttttactaattaataatttatctattacataaaaattttGCAACTTTTTAAACTCCTACTGTTGTGTTAACCTGCAAACATTATTTTAGCTGGAAGTTGATGGACATTTAAAGTTGTGTCATTTATAACAACATTGTGATAAAACTGGCGGAGCAACACTACATGAAATGATAGCCgtcattaaaaaagtttgtaaactgGAAGTGATCGGGTGTGAATTAAAGCGAGAACAAATATAGAAAAACTGTACACAAACAGTGGATacgaaaatgtatttttatttgttttgtcttttaaatctgttaaatatttgaatttctTGTTTGCATTAAAGTATATATCtgtgtttcatttttaagaatattgtgttattttatttgcaaataCATTAAACTTACAAGAATGTATTTATGGAATCTTGCTTATTGATTGATTTATTAGATCAACATAATCAGTTTGTTATAAGGTTGTTTAACAGACAGTAATTACATGGAACATCAAAAATGAAACTTACCTAAAAGCTCTGCTACAAACAAGATAGGTTAGTTAGTAAAAAACATAGGTTGACATATTTAAAACCTGTATGTTTCGAAGACAAAACTTTAGAGACATAGAAATGTCTCATTTATGCCTTGTTTGTGGCTTAATTCTCGTCGAATATCAGTTTTGTACATTGGGTAAGCTAACATTCTTTTCATATCAGATTATGTTTTGTCCTCCATGATATGTTCATGGTTTTGCCCAATTTTTGTAGCCATGTGGGAACAGAAATGTTTGTGTTTACATATTAAAGTAACCTTACATTTCTCCtaagttaaaacacacaagtcTGAATTTCTTTCTTTAACTTCTGGCACAGATTCAACATTTTACAGAAAATCcaatcttttttattaaataatgtccgtcaaaatttcaacaataaaagaaaatgaaataatttactttgttaTGCTAAATCTCTCTATAAGATTAATTTAAGTGAAATTTACCAAATCAGGAGGTAATTGAATCtataaattcaattttaaattttctgcacaaaccaaaatttttaacacacaCGTTTGTGCATAGAGACATACCTTGTTACATATgttgaaaaaaatagtaaatacaacATGAAGAATTAGAAACGAatgataaaacaaatgaaattaatGCTACAGTGCAACGGTCAATTCAGTTTGACATAAAATAACTGAGATACATTGagataataaactaaaatcagTAGCAAAAGTCCTGTCTTGCTATTCAATAACAAAATACTTCTTGCAAGTTTGAACGGTCAAAATGCTTTGGGAtacaatgttaatataattaaGACACTTAGGtggaaaaaattaacttttcaGTCTCTTTTGTGCTGAATTTTCGTGTAAAATCGAGGTTCTTCTTTCTTAGGTGTGCTTGGTAAGATTGATAGAAGCATGAAGAAACCCATCGTAAGAATGAAAACGATAACTGGAGTCTTTATCCCATAAACCGACCACAGAGTAAAATTCCAACTAA
It includes:
- the LOC100177178 gene encoding leucine-rich repeat and IQ domain-containing protein 1, which translates into the protein MAGQEQCQTDASSQVETSDISLDKILKNADDGDCVGMEKKITLLEFLAETSCGALDGDKMDKKSKGKLGTQIDRDATKNSSFHKSHKNVAEKVRLNIPSTTECCAVDTTGQTQFNTACTNSVLVTDDLKSSEKCTENTLRRKSQDIDDSAKPVICDSSFSSLDHENFVINCMKRWKNQCITWDPARVLKSSTERKRTPHYSTLEGIPEHCIVNGVWPTQSENSSRKLENLLRVFIYFSRELHGKEWSLRSLELCENLTHVTLVRCGLASLHGIQCCRNLKHIDVSQNKISSLSLDGMFRIKSLVAASNRLTSTNGVQGCTGLVHCDLSNNNITKITGVEDCIDLTHLNLSNNQLIKLSGLENSKHLIFLELSNNHLSSMHGLNACGLLRYLDVSSNNFMKLVFEQLGNLVLLDRLNLSRNNISEVKLDPETSYVWLPCLTQLDLNRNKISEETFQVTTLKTMPLLQMVDFSENFIADSETLTESVKNLPNSVQFNFVSTEAIENPRFLKFLDAAPDSGLVSLKTVAQNIVSYKHLLSSEKSESLTLHKVPREDQFKPDFVTNHCDYLVKHSELAAKHRCWFENKVSCQENQSKEFQESFSKPLKDKQEETVKKPILNEDVTKLKVSAAVKIQTYWRVFSAKRQYQKCCLIRENAAVIIQSTWRGFIVRRSIKKALKSFQSEDTTENYDDFEEIDISELHFDEEKYDHKWAYKRSPVVPDISPNFETRETLKSPQSDHGFGRNSSLLTRTPLPPIPTANSEGAARYENSEYDVINQISSRSGNSITSSSKMKLASEWGIHNSETTELLLRRRRRLKGKRVNIQGAEDKLKKFQTIKNKIPLQTFPQKKPAANKIDYFKAQESGCNRKPNKTSNMDEQRNHYTYQWLHSEANFPTSPKPPLDPKSSSRTRILLPNIPNPPGSKQDPLEILSVSSLSSSRRHRSNHLLHDIVKRHAAGS